Proteins encoded within one genomic window of Mya arenaria isolate MELC-2E11 chromosome 13, ASM2691426v1:
- the LOC128214732 gene encoding transcription factor 23-like yields the protein MNSEGCSYNLQYSDIHFPETLLDSYETGSYCSTTPETDFRNSCSLQRPLGTGQFRVTKRRGRPVANNAARERSRVKTLRTAFLDLQRTLPAVPPDTKLSKLDVLVLATTYIAHLMSALQSDGDVSQIFASNGCMHPVKKWPMRTRLYAGILSSTLPPGPEMTFSQPEMASCQWSSDHGALLPTAFN from the exons ATGAATTCCGAAGGTTGCAGCTACAATCTGCAGTATAGCGACATTCATTTCCCTGAAACTCTATTAGATAGCTACGAAACAGGAAGTTACTGCTCCACAACTCCGGAGACGGACTTCCGCAACTCTTGCTCACTGCAGCGGCCACTCGGCACCGGACAGTTCAGGGTGACTAAGCGTCGGGGGAGGCCGGTCGCAAACAACGCCGCACGGGAACGGTCACGTGTGAAGACGCTGAGGACGGCATTCTTGGATCTGCAGCGGACACTTCCGGCCGTGCCTCCCGACACGAAACTCTCCAAGCTTGATGTCCTTGTGTTGGCAACCACGTACATCGCCCACCTTATGAGTGCCCTACAGAGTGACGGTGACGTCTCCCAGATTTTTGCGTCGAACGGCTGCATGCATCCAGTCAAG AAATGGCCGATGCGGACGCGGCTTTACGCTGGGATTCTCTCGAGCACCCTCCCTCCTGGACCGGAAATGACGTTCTCACAACCAGAAATGGCGTCATGTCAGTGGTCATCCGACCATGGTGCACTGTTGCCGACagcttttaattaa
- the LOC128213696 gene encoding uncharacterized protein LOC128213696 isoform X1, with protein MADPQLHNANMDGMSSDVERVIGCFLWTDLETDEHGHVSVTELGRVIRQNGIYVSNFTILRIVSDGETPQSTMNHESFVNAKEKLILELANQAPLEPEERRRRYKAQYLDLWREHSRSKDESGEIPISELPNVVFSECNPTRELLGALMEVKSDGSESLNFEEFCEMLENLPRSGMIDEDALLKAFQTEDVDGSGYVSRTQLYQLLIENGSDPLSKEDVDDMMEDCGVGDRFKYTGTYKMLVFYFVVVQ; from the exons ATG GCTGACCCGCAACTGCATAACGCCAACATGGACGGAATGA GCAGCGATGTAGAGCGCGTGATTGGTTGTTTTCTTTGGACGGATCTGGAGACAGACGAACACGGGCACGTGTCTGTCACGGAGCTGGGCAGGGTCATTAGACAAAACGGCATTTACGTCTCCAATTTTACCATTCTTCGTATCGTCTCGGACGGCGAAACGC CACAGTCGACGATGAACCATGAATCATTCGTCAACGCAAAAGAGAAACTCATTCTTGAACTTGCAAACCAG GCTCCGCTTGAGCCGGAAGAAAGGAGAAGGAGATACAAAG CCCAGTACCTTGATCTATGGCGTGAACACTCGCGGTCCAAGGATGAGAGTGGCGAGATCCCTATCTCAGAGCTACCTAACGTCGTCTTCTCCGAGTGTAACCCCACCAGGGAACTACTTGGTGCGCTAATGGAAGTGAAAAGCGACG GCAGTGAGAGTCTCAACTTTGAGGAGTTCTGTGAGATGCTGGAGAATCTGCCGAGATCGGGAATGATTGACGAGGACGCACTTTTAAAG GCGTTCCAGACTGAGGACGTGGACGGGAGCGGTTACGTGTCGCGGACGCAGCTGTACCAGCTGTTGATCGAGAACGGAAGTGACCCGCTCTCCAAGGAGGATGTGGACGATATGATGGAAGACTGTGGGGTCGGGGACAGGTTTAAGTACACTGGTACGTATAAAATGCTTGTATTTTATTTCGTAGTTGTCCAATGA
- the LOC128213696 gene encoding uncharacterized protein LOC128213696 isoform X2 produces MDGMSSDVERVIGCFLWTDLETDEHGHVSVTELGRVIRQNGIYVSNFTILRIVSDGETPQSTMNHESFVNAKEKLILELANQAPLEPEERRRRYKAQYLDLWREHSRSKDESGEIPISELPNVVFSECNPTRELLGALMEVKSDGSESLNFEEFCEMLENLPRSGMIDEDALLKAFQTEDVDGSGYVSRTQLYQLLIENGSDPLSKEDVDDMMEDCGVGDRFKYTGTYKMLVFYFVVVQ; encoded by the exons ATGGACGGAATGA GCAGCGATGTAGAGCGCGTGATTGGTTGTTTTCTTTGGACGGATCTGGAGACAGACGAACACGGGCACGTGTCTGTCACGGAGCTGGGCAGGGTCATTAGACAAAACGGCATTTACGTCTCCAATTTTACCATTCTTCGTATCGTCTCGGACGGCGAAACGC CACAGTCGACGATGAACCATGAATCATTCGTCAACGCAAAAGAGAAACTCATTCTTGAACTTGCAAACCAG GCTCCGCTTGAGCCGGAAGAAAGGAGAAGGAGATACAAAG CCCAGTACCTTGATCTATGGCGTGAACACTCGCGGTCCAAGGATGAGAGTGGCGAGATCCCTATCTCAGAGCTACCTAACGTCGTCTTCTCCGAGTGTAACCCCACCAGGGAACTACTTGGTGCGCTAATGGAAGTGAAAAGCGACG GCAGTGAGAGTCTCAACTTTGAGGAGTTCTGTGAGATGCTGGAGAATCTGCCGAGATCGGGAATGATTGACGAGGACGCACTTTTAAAG GCGTTCCAGACTGAGGACGTGGACGGGAGCGGTTACGTGTCGCGGACGCAGCTGTACCAGCTGTTGATCGAGAACGGAAGTGACCCGCTCTCCAAGGAGGATGTGGACGATATGATGGAAGACTGTGGGGTCGGGGACAGGTTTAAGTACACTGGTACGTATAAAATGCTTGTATTTTATTTCGTAGTTGTCCAATGA